TGAGCGAGGCGACGATGGCTGGCAATTCTGTCATACTGTTCATCCAGTAGTCCGGCGCCGCGACGGCGAGTTCGGCCCGACTGAAGGGCCCCCACTGAGCGGCGGCGGTGCGCACCCCGGCGGCCCGGCCGGCGTGCATGTCGTGCGGCGAATCGCCCACGAACAGCGCGCCCGACGCTGGCAGCGCCAGCCGGTCGAGGGCGAGCAACACGGGGTCGGGAAGCGGCTTGTGGCGCTCGGTCTCCTCGAAGGTCACGATGGCATCGAAGGCGCCGGCCAGCCCCACGTGCGCGAGGGAGCGGGCGGTCATGCCACGTCCCTTACTGGTCACGAGGGCGGTGCCGTGCCCCTGGGCCCGCGCCCACGCGATCGTGTCGAGCACGCCGGGATA
The Gemmatimonas sp. DNA segment above includes these coding regions:
- a CDS encoding HAD-IA family hydrolase is translated as MSRHALLFDLDGTLIDSIGLLLESMRFAFEGRERTPTTEEWVAGIGTPLRTQLAEWCEGEEEVESLVVRYRDYQGIHLPRLTTAYPGVLDTIAWARAQGHGTALVTSKGRGMTARSLAHVGLAGAFDAIVTFEETERHKPLPDPVLLALDRLALPASGALFVGDSPHDMHAGRAAGVRTAAAQWGPFSRAELAVAAPDYWMNSMTELPAIVASLTI